From one Streptomyces sp. Q6 genomic stretch:
- a CDS encoding UDP binding domain-containing protein: MALVNELALHTRHLGADIHTALDAAATKPFGFMRFTPGPGVGGHCLPVDPTYLSWQIRHQTGGRLRLVEAAAGINASMPAYVVRRLTESLALRGVPLKNSRILLLGLAYKPDTADTRDSPTLAIARLLATEGARLQVADPHVDDSIPYVDHVPLRAANLAGSDAVVLVTDHTAFDLQLIEQYAPFVLDYRSCLRSANVERL; this comes from the coding sequence ATCGCCCTCGTCAACGAACTCGCCCTCCACACCCGCCACCTCGGCGCCGACATCCACACCGCCCTCGACGCCGCCGCGACAAAGCCCTTCGGCTTCATGCGCTTCACCCCCGGCCCCGGCGTGGGCGGCCACTGCCTCCCGGTCGATCCCACGTACCTCTCCTGGCAGATTCGCCACCAGACCGGCGGCCGCCTCCGCCTCGTCGAAGCAGCCGCCGGCATCAACGCCTCGATGCCCGCGTACGTCGTCCGCCGCCTCACGGAGTCACTCGCTCTCCGCGGTGTCCCGCTCAAGAACTCCCGGATCCTTCTCCTCGGCCTCGCCTACAAGCCGGACACCGCTGACACGCGAGACTCGCCGACCCTCGCTATCGCGCGCCTCTTGGCCACCGAGGGCGCCCGACTCCAGGTCGCCGACCCTCACGTCGACGACTCCATCCCGTACGTGGATCATGTCCCACTCAGGGCTGCCAACCTGGCTGGATCGGACGCCGTGGTCCTCGTCACCGACCACACCGCATTCGACCTCCAGCTCATTGAGCAGTACGCGCCCTTTGTCCTCGATTACCGAAGTTGCCTTCGCAGCGCGAACGTCGAGCGTCTCTGA
- a CDS encoding AAA family ATPase, whose product MSDTAPAAPFVTRVRIENFKSIASCDVSLGAFNVLLGLNAAGKSNFLDALRFVRDALASGLGPAVDARGGLLNVLRRDPEPADLCRITVGVRLPASAVPGRQASGTLAYLDGTYSFDIGYGPEPSGPEDGVQEELFVHTEDCELTAPDGSRAARFSRTAEFVRDSEFPSSPNMNGVTGLVETDSLYLPSAGTRPVYAALHRGLAGMFFYDPALAALREPRPLTTNALMSEDGGNLGATLSQLDPVVRRRIDAYMAAIVPGLTSVEPSPTSGAGDYVAAQMTLAPAAGQPSRTFRAESMSDGTIRAIGLLAALFQPRARDGRIRLVAVEEPELGLHPMAAGALYDALTEASNHVQVLGTSQSSQLFDRKEADLDAVKMVASQDGATVIGPLDGISRGIITDGLSTIEDLLRSDQLEPELTSDAQESGGGRDE is encoded by the coding sequence ATGAGCGACACCGCACCCGCCGCCCCGTTCGTCACCCGTGTCCGTATCGAGAACTTCAAGTCCATCGCCTCGTGCGACGTGTCGCTCGGTGCCTTCAACGTGCTGCTCGGACTGAACGCGGCCGGGAAGTCCAACTTCCTGGACGCTCTCCGTTTCGTACGGGACGCGCTCGCGTCTGGGCTCGGTCCGGCCGTGGACGCGCGTGGCGGGCTCCTGAATGTCTTGCGGCGGGACCCGGAACCGGCGGATCTATGCCGGATCACCGTAGGCGTCCGCCTGCCTGCCTCTGCTGTTCCAGGCAGGCAGGCGAGCGGAACGCTCGCGTACTTGGACGGAACCTACTCGTTCGACATCGGGTACGGGCCGGAGCCGTCCGGGCCGGAGGACGGGGTGCAGGAAGAACTGTTCGTCCACACCGAGGACTGCGAGCTCACCGCCCCGGACGGAAGCCGGGCCGCCCGCTTCTCGCGCACCGCAGAGTTCGTCAGGGACTCCGAGTTCCCGAGTTCACCCAACATGAACGGGGTCACGGGCTTGGTCGAGACGGACAGCCTGTACCTGCCCAGTGCCGGCACCCGTCCCGTGTACGCCGCCCTCCACCGCGGCCTCGCGGGCATGTTCTTCTACGATCCGGCCCTGGCCGCGCTTCGGGAGCCCAGGCCGCTCACCACCAACGCGCTCATGTCCGAGGACGGCGGCAACCTCGGTGCCACACTGAGCCAGCTGGACCCGGTCGTACGCAGGCGGATCGACGCCTACATGGCGGCCATCGTCCCCGGCCTCACCAGCGTGGAGCCGTCGCCGACCTCAGGTGCCGGTGATTACGTCGCCGCTCAGATGACCCTGGCGCCAGCCGCTGGACAGCCTTCCCGAACCTTTCGGGCCGAGTCCATGTCCGACGGAACCATCCGCGCGATCGGCCTGCTCGCCGCGCTCTTCCAGCCTCGCGCCCGCGACGGCAGGATCCGCCTCGTCGCCGTGGAAGAGCCCGAACTGGGTCTGCACCCGATGGCCGCCGGAGCCCTGTACGACGCGCTCACCGAGGCGAGCAACCACGTGCAGGTCCTGGGAACCAGCCAGAGCAGTCAGCTCTTCGACCGTAAGGAGGCCGACCTCGACGCGGTGAAGATGGTCGCGTCTCAGGACGGAGCGACGGTGATCGGTCCACTCGACGGCATCAGCCGCGGCATCATCACCGACGGGCTCTCCACGATCGAAGACCTGCTGCGGTCGGACCAGTTGGAGCCCGAACTCACCAGTGACGCCCAGGAGTCCGGTGGGGGTCGCGATGAGTGA
- a CDS encoding UvrD-helicase domain-containing protein, whose product MPRLAFDIGFCAQLGKLQGTVREGVFNAWEKFERLTLEQLFKDPGLKLESLKRARDPHIRTIRIDQGTRGVVLAPDSGDMFVLLRVMPHDKAIAWAVKQKATINTVTRAVEIRDIAMLEELTPAYEHLARGTEPEQRLFGKVSDGDLAALGIDGTTLRQARALTSAEQLEVFAPFFPADQREVLEYLAAGFPVQQVWQEVVAVNLAAAEAAAGDPATGSAGTADTSDYATAIHRTPTRIAVVADSDELRDILDKPFAAWRIFLHPSQHKVAYRASYSGSAQVTGGPGTGKTVVALHRVRHLLRHLRDGERILLTTYTNALVTALRAGLAALVHDEELRSRVDISTVDAFAGRVVSTSRRPLRGSEEESRWQQAARATGFTGTPRFLAQEYKHVILAQNLRSLEAYEAADRPGRGSRLPVAARALVWRTVQEFIDRLSADRLRTYLGTCAEAADLLAASAPPYRHIVVDEAQDLHPAQWRLLRAAAPERPDDLFIAGDPHQRIYDSKVSLRALGIKVAGRSTKMRKNYRSTHEILSWSTALLAGRPFSQLADDSRNETLVGYRSALHGTGPVQHAAATDSAELDALADRVRRWTAAGISPGDIGVTTRFNRDVERAIAHLTAAGVPAMKLRADTTGDVDRVRIGTMHSFKGLEFRCVAVIGIDADALPFDKAVTPAEVDRLQHEADLMAERCLLFVACTRARDELYLSWTGRPSRFLVEAGCLTS is encoded by the coding sequence ATGCCACGGCTCGCCTTCGACATCGGCTTCTGCGCCCAGCTCGGCAAACTCCAGGGCACGGTCAGAGAAGGTGTTTTCAACGCCTGGGAGAAGTTCGAACGGCTCACCCTGGAGCAACTGTTCAAGGATCCCGGCCTGAAACTGGAATCGCTGAAAAGGGCCCGCGACCCGCACATCCGAACCATTCGCATCGACCAGGGAACCCGCGGGGTCGTCCTCGCGCCCGACAGCGGCGACATGTTCGTACTGCTGCGGGTCATGCCCCACGACAAGGCAATCGCCTGGGCGGTCAAGCAGAAGGCGACCATCAACACGGTCACCCGCGCCGTCGAGATCCGCGACATCGCCATGCTGGAGGAACTGACCCCCGCCTACGAGCACCTCGCCCGGGGCACCGAGCCCGAGCAGCGGCTCTTCGGCAAGGTCTCCGACGGAGATCTGGCCGCGCTCGGAATCGACGGCACCACCCTGCGCCAGGCACGGGCCCTCACCAGCGCCGAACAGCTGGAGGTTTTCGCCCCGTTCTTCCCGGCCGACCAGCGGGAGGTGCTCGAGTACCTGGCTGCCGGGTTCCCGGTGCAGCAGGTCTGGCAAGAGGTCGTCGCGGTCAACCTCGCGGCGGCCGAGGCAGCTGCGGGCGACCCGGCAACGGGCAGCGCGGGCACGGCCGACACCAGCGACTACGCCACCGCGATCCACCGCACCCCGACCCGCATCGCCGTCGTCGCCGACTCCGACGAGCTCCGCGACATTCTCGACAAGCCCTTCGCCGCCTGGCGGATCTTCCTCCACCCTTCCCAGCACAAGGTCGCCTACCGGGCCAGCTACTCCGGCTCCGCCCAGGTCACCGGCGGCCCAGGCACCGGCAAGACCGTCGTCGCCCTGCACCGCGTACGCCACCTGCTCCGCCACCTCCGTGACGGCGAGCGCATCCTCCTCACCACGTACACCAACGCCCTCGTCACCGCCCTCCGGGCCGGCCTCGCTGCCCTCGTGCACGATGAGGAACTGCGCAGCCGCGTGGACATCAGCACCGTCGACGCCTTCGCCGGACGTGTGGTCTCCACCTCCCGCCGTCCGCTGCGGGGCAGCGAGGAGGAGTCCCGCTGGCAGCAGGCCGCGCGGGCAACCGGGTTCACCGGCACGCCGCGGTTCCTCGCCCAGGAGTACAAGCACGTCATCCTCGCCCAGAACCTGCGGAGCCTCGAGGCGTACGAGGCCGCCGACCGGCCGGGACGCGGCAGCCGCCTGCCGGTCGCCGCCCGTGCGCTGGTGTGGCGCACCGTCCAGGAGTTCATCGACCGGCTCTCCGCCGACCGGCTGCGTACCTACCTGGGGACGTGCGCGGAAGCCGCCGATCTGCTCGCGGCAAGTGCGCCACCGTACCGGCACATCGTCGTGGACGAGGCCCAGGACCTGCACCCCGCCCAGTGGAGGCTGCTCCGCGCCGCCGCCCCCGAACGGCCCGACGACCTCTTCATCGCGGGCGACCCTCACCAGCGGATCTACGACTCCAAAGTGTCGCTGCGTGCTCTCGGCATCAAGGTCGCCGGCCGCTCCACCAAGATGCGCAAAAACTACCGCTCCACCCACGAGATCCTCAGCTGGTCCACGGCCCTCCTCGCCGGTCGCCCCTTCAGCCAGCTCGCTGACGACTCCCGGAACGAAACGCTGGTCGGCTACCGGTCGGCGCTCCACGGGACCGGCCCGGTACAGCACGCCGCGGCCACGGATTCGGCCGAACTTGACGCGCTCGCTGATCGCGTACGCCGGTGGACGGCAGCGGGTATCTCCCCCGGCGACATCGGGGTCACCACACGCTTCAACAGGGATGTGGAACGGGCTATTGCCCATCTGACGGCCGCCGGTGTCCCGGCTATGAAGTTGCGGGCCGACACCACGGGTGACGTGGACCGCGTACGCATCGGCACCATGCACTCCTTCAAAGGGCTGGAGTTCCGGTGCGTGGCGGTGATCGGCATCGACGCGGACGCCCTGCCCTTCGACAAAGCCGTCACGCCCGCCGAGGTGGACCGTCTCCAGCACGAGGCCGACCTCATGGCCGAACGATGCCTGCTCTTCGTCGCGTGCACCCGGGCGCGGGACGAGCTCTACCTCTCCTGGACGGGGCGCCCCAGCCGCTTCCTCGTCGAGGCTGGTTGCCTTACGTCGTAG
- a CDS encoding protein kinase domain-containing protein, giving the protein MPQEQGHDDHHEQPPIAGRYELREQLDEGGMGTVWRGYDAVLDRPVAVKLIRQQSVTSAELAVEFAKRFRREARITARIQHPGVPQVYDAVLDDSYERLFLVMELVDGVPLSRWTGPNRPLLPIGWAVAMAAQVATVLSYAHEVPVIHRDLKPGNILIARDGTVKVLDFGIAAILRTDVTKLTATGTPIGTYQYMAPEQVRNGRITPQTDLYALGCVLHELLSGRVVFTGDSEFSLMYQQVSAAPTPLRELRAEVPAALEELVLHLLRKAPEARPADVQEVYERLRPFLPQPGEDGPTPTELGDWAGAPDPTGIFRRPYAPRARARTPSAQATPTASVPAVVPAPVPDSVRQAIKEARDHANLLLEEERFAQAAEVIGEVVQPAAQALGADNKRVLDLRSFRAAIWLLGGDYRAALPEFDQLTDAYARTEGPTGEQARACRAQAARCRGELGQVTEALATLSDVLGLVRTIDGDASEEALDLRRDIGMLLLAQGRAPDARAVLEPLHADLCVVYGEDDEMTAEVAEALSVIRRLEDDGPVP; this is encoded by the coding sequence GTGCCACAGGAACAGGGCCACGACGACCACCACGAGCAGCCGCCGATCGCCGGCCGGTACGAATTGCGCGAGCAGCTCGACGAGGGCGGCATGGGCACCGTGTGGCGTGGCTACGACGCGGTGCTCGACCGGCCGGTCGCCGTCAAGCTGATCCGGCAGCAGTCGGTGACGTCGGCGGAGCTGGCGGTGGAGTTCGCCAAGCGGTTCCGGCGGGAGGCCAGGATCACCGCGCGGATCCAGCACCCCGGGGTGCCGCAGGTGTACGACGCCGTGCTCGACGACAGTTACGAGCGGCTGTTCCTGGTGATGGAACTGGTCGACGGGGTGCCACTGAGCCGCTGGACGGGGCCGAACCGGCCGCTGCTGCCGATCGGCTGGGCGGTCGCGATGGCGGCCCAGGTCGCCACTGTTCTGTCGTATGCGCACGAGGTCCCGGTGATTCACCGGGACCTGAAGCCGGGGAACATCCTCATCGCCCGCGACGGGACCGTGAAGGTGCTCGACTTCGGCATCGCCGCCATTCTGCGCACCGACGTCACCAAGCTGACGGCGACCGGGACACCCATCGGTACGTACCAGTACATGGCGCCGGAGCAGGTGCGCAACGGACGCATCACACCGCAGACCGATCTGTACGCGCTCGGCTGCGTGCTGCACGAACTACTCAGCGGGCGCGTCGTGTTCACCGGTGACAGTGAGTTCTCGCTGATGTACCAGCAGGTCAGTGCCGCGCCCACTCCGCTGCGGGAGCTGCGGGCCGAGGTGCCCGCCGCGTTGGAAGAGTTGGTCCTGCACCTGCTGCGCAAGGCGCCCGAGGCACGGCCGGCCGACGTGCAGGAGGTGTACGAGCGGCTGCGGCCGTTCCTTCCGCAGCCCGGTGAGGACGGGCCCACCCCCACCGAACTCGGCGACTGGGCCGGAGCCCCCGACCCGACCGGGATCTTCCGCCGACCGTACGCGCCACGTGCCCGCGCCCGGACTCCCTCCGCACAGGCGACGCCCACGGCGTCCGTGCCAGCTGTCGTGCCCGCGCCGGTTCCGGATTCCGTACGCCAGGCGATCAAGGAGGCTCGGGATCATGCGAACCTGCTCCTGGAGGAGGAGCGGTTCGCACAGGCCGCCGAGGTGATCGGCGAGGTAGTGCAGCCGGCCGCGCAAGCGCTCGGTGCGGATAACAAGCGGGTACTCGACCTGCGCAGCTTCCGGGCCGCGATCTGGCTTCTGGGAGGCGACTACCGGGCCGCCCTGCCCGAGTTCGACCAACTCACCGACGCCTATGCCCGTACCGAAGGACCCACCGGAGAACAGGCCCGCGCCTGCCGCGCCCAGGCTGCCCGCTGCCGTGGCGAACTCGGTCAGGTCACCGAGGCGCTCGCCACCCTCAGCGACGTACTCGGCCTCGTCCGCACCATCGACGGTGACGCCAGCGAGGAAGCCCTCGACCTGCGCCGCGACATCGGCATGCTGCTCCTCGCACAGGGCCGGGCCCCGGATGCCCGCGCTGTCCTGGAGCCGCTCCACGCCGACCTGTGCGTGGTGTACGGGGAGGACGACGAGATGACCGCCGAGGTCGCCGAAGCGCTCTCGGTGATCCGGCGCCTCGAGGACGACGGTCCCGTCCCCTGA
- a CDS encoding nucleotide sugar dehydrogenase, which yields MPTPNHRTAILGQGYVGLPLAIRAAQAGHHVIGYETDAAHVARLQSATSPSPNVPDTHLAAALANGTYTPTMNPSDLTDFDVAVIAVPAPLRDGAPDLAAIRSAARTLAPYIRPGCAVVLESTTYPGTTEEVLKPLLESGSGLAAGPDFHLGYSPERIDPCNRTWTLQNNPKLVAGLDTPSLKALTAFYRDLVDTVVEVPTLRDAELAKLIENTFR from the coding sequence ATGCCCACCCCCAACCACCGCACCGCGATACTCGGCCAGGGCTACGTCGGCCTCCCGCTGGCCATCCGCGCCGCACAGGCCGGCCACCACGTCATCGGCTACGAAACCGACGCCGCCCACGTAGCCCGCCTCCAGTCGGCAACGTCCCCGAGCCCCAACGTCCCCGACACCCACCTCGCCGCCGCCTTGGCAAACGGCACCTACACCCCAACCATGAATCCCTCCGACCTGACCGACTTCGACGTCGCGGTCATCGCCGTCCCCGCCCCGTTACGCGACGGCGCCCCGGACCTCGCTGCCATCAGATCCGCGGCACGCACCCTCGCCCCGTACATACGCCCCGGCTGTGCGGTGGTCCTGGAATCCACCACCTACCCCGGCACCACCGAAGAGGTCCTGAAACCCCTCCTGGAGTCCGGCTCCGGCCTCGCGGCCGGCCCGGACTTCCACCTCGGCTACAGCCCCGAACGCATCGACCCCTGCAACCGCACCTGGACCCTCCAGAACAACCCCAAGCTCGTCGCCGGCCTGGACACCCCCTCCCTGAAAGCCCTCACCGCCTTCTATCGCGACCTCGTTGACACCGTCGTCGAAGTCCCCACCCTCCGAGACGCCGAACTCGCCAAGCTCATCGAGAACACCTTCCGCTAG
- a CDS encoding type I restriction endonuclease subunit R, translating to MAAAIHTESAFGDAIVASMLERGWREAQPEDYSADIGLDTNELFTFIGATQADEWHQLVNVYGGDVNEAQAGFARRLDKAIAEEGLLTVLRKGLKDRGVKLYVAYFRPNLVADDSVLDGYRANRLTVVRELRYATKQADWDNRLDLTLFLNGIPLATAELKNPLTGQGVEHAKEQYRTDRDPTEPIFRHRSIANFAVDPDLVFVATQLKGKNTRFLPFNTGSDGPGRPGGAGNPAPTAFGQYATSYLWEQVWERDNWLDLLQRYVHQKKEKTPGGGHTRSTIFPRYHQWDVVKKLTAHAAKNGTGHNYLIMASAGSGKSNTIGWLAHRLSDLHAPIDPRALNTEALTGGYIKPGKPVFDKTIVITDRRNLDSQLRETVGSFSLTDGLVVKIDEKHGAKSEQLARALSRDTGKIVTVTLHSFPALVDYLKRNPTEIQGTTFAIIVDEAHSSQSGDAATSVREVLRDLGLDSDSDDEGAGTAKARRRKPETLEEALTQRAEERAMAPNISYFAFTATPKAKTLELFGTIDDTGGEATYKPFHTYSMRQAIEEGFILDPLRNYVTYNTYWKLVNQNPDEKEVDPSKANALLARYALTHETTVSQHAQVIVEHFVAHTRGRLGGRAKAMVVTSSRQSAADTARAIKSYIADREYDTKYPDLGVLVAYSGSVTLDGEERTESQENGELAESALPKAFEYTRADDKAVKAGGRGQQEYKILVVAEKYQTGFDQPLLTTMYVNKKLSGISAVQTLSRLNRTAERKSQADLAVLDFVNDADDIQEAFRPYFEEATTLPSDPNLLYTAQSRVMAAPIISESEMDEFAAAFLDAKEKAAGSQAKWEKLHAELYRLLSPAVARYEQLRDNDEVEEDVETAEDFRADLNDYVRKYGFLAQIVPYRDGDLERLHLYGRFLLTRLRGRSDGGVDIGAVDLSHLRVEKTGEHDKSLTAEGAATLPGFGEGTGGAKEQETSLLSELIDKFNAKFGTEFTEADLARPFEEAKADPKVRAAAVVNDEDNFGKVFDKVFEEKMGDHIETITGMGRRYFAPDRSFKSNLDRSARRAAWKMIRQEADMDE from the coding sequence ATGGCCGCAGCGATCCACACCGAATCCGCCTTCGGCGACGCCATAGTCGCCTCGATGCTCGAACGCGGCTGGCGCGAGGCACAGCCCGAGGACTACAGCGCCGACATCGGGCTGGACACCAACGAGCTGTTCACGTTCATCGGCGCCACCCAGGCCGACGAGTGGCACCAGCTCGTCAACGTCTACGGCGGCGACGTCAACGAGGCCCAGGCCGGCTTCGCCCGCCGCCTCGACAAGGCGATCGCCGAGGAGGGGCTGCTCACCGTACTCCGCAAGGGCCTCAAGGACCGGGGCGTGAAGCTGTACGTCGCGTACTTCCGGCCGAACCTCGTCGCCGACGACTCGGTGCTCGACGGCTACCGGGCCAACCGTCTGACCGTCGTCCGCGAGCTGCGGTACGCCACCAAGCAGGCCGACTGGGACAACCGGCTCGACCTCACGCTCTTCCTCAACGGGATCCCCCTCGCCACCGCCGAGCTGAAGAACCCGCTCACCGGTCAGGGCGTCGAGCACGCCAAGGAGCAGTACCGCACCGACCGCGACCCCACCGAGCCGATCTTCCGGCACCGTTCCATCGCGAACTTCGCCGTCGACCCCGACCTGGTCTTCGTCGCCACCCAGCTCAAGGGCAAGAACACCCGCTTCCTGCCCTTCAACACCGGCTCGGACGGCCCCGGCCGCCCCGGTGGAGCTGGCAACCCCGCCCCCACCGCCTTCGGCCAGTACGCCACCTCCTACCTGTGGGAACAGGTCTGGGAGCGCGACAACTGGCTGGATCTGCTGCAGCGTTACGTCCACCAGAAGAAGGAGAAGACGCCCGGCGGCGGCCACACCCGCTCCACGATCTTCCCCCGGTACCACCAGTGGGACGTCGTCAAGAAGCTCACCGCACACGCGGCGAAGAACGGCACCGGGCACAACTACCTGATCATGGCCTCGGCCGGTTCCGGCAAGTCCAACACCATCGGCTGGCTCGCCCACCGGCTGTCCGACCTGCACGCCCCGATCGACCCGCGTGCCCTCAACACTGAGGCGCTGACCGGCGGTTACATCAAGCCGGGCAAACCGGTCTTCGACAAGACCATCGTGATCACCGACCGCCGCAACCTGGACTCCCAGCTCCGCGAGACAGTCGGCAGCTTCAGCCTCACCGACGGACTGGTCGTGAAGATCGACGAGAAGCACGGCGCGAAGAGCGAACAGCTCGCCCGTGCGCTCTCCCGCGACACCGGTAAGATCGTCACAGTCACCCTGCACTCCTTCCCGGCCCTCGTCGACTACCTCAAGCGCAACCCGACCGAGATCCAGGGCACCACCTTCGCGATCATCGTCGACGAGGCGCACTCCTCGCAGTCCGGCGACGCCGCTACCTCCGTACGCGAGGTCCTGCGGGATCTCGGCCTCGACTCGGACTCTGACGACGAGGGCGCCGGCACGGCCAAGGCCCGGCGCAGGAAGCCGGAAACCCTGGAGGAGGCGCTTACTCAGCGCGCCGAGGAGCGGGCCATGGCGCCCAACATCTCCTACTTCGCCTTCACCGCCACCCCCAAGGCCAAGACCCTCGAGCTCTTCGGGACGATCGACGACACCGGCGGCGAGGCCACGTACAAGCCCTTCCACACGTACTCGATGCGCCAGGCCATCGAGGAAGGGTTCATCCTCGACCCGCTGCGCAACTACGTCACGTACAACACGTACTGGAAGCTGGTGAACCAGAATCCGGACGAGAAGGAAGTCGACCCGAGCAAGGCGAACGCGCTGCTCGCGCGCTACGCGCTGACGCACGAGACGACTGTCTCCCAGCACGCGCAGGTGATCGTGGAGCACTTCGTGGCGCACACGCGCGGGCGGCTCGGCGGGCGCGCCAAGGCGATGGTGGTGACCTCGTCGCGGCAGTCCGCGGCCGATACCGCACGCGCGATCAAGAGCTACATCGCGGACCGCGAGTACGACACCAAGTACCCGGATCTCGGTGTCCTGGTCGCGTACTCCGGTTCCGTCACCCTGGACGGTGAGGAGCGCACCGAGTCGCAGGAGAACGGCGAGCTCGCGGAGAGCGCACTACCGAAGGCGTTCGAGTACACCAGGGCCGACGACAAGGCGGTGAAGGCGGGCGGCCGGGGCCAGCAGGAGTACAAGATCCTGGTCGTGGCCGAGAAGTACCAGACCGGCTTCGACCAGCCGCTGCTGACCACGATGTACGTGAACAAGAAGCTGTCCGGGATCTCCGCCGTCCAGACGCTGTCCCGGCTGAACCGGACCGCCGAGCGGAAGAGCCAGGCCGACCTGGCCGTGCTCGACTTCGTGAACGACGCCGACGACATCCAGGAGGCGTTCCGCCCGTACTTCGAGGAAGCGACCACGCTGCCCTCCGACCCGAACCTGCTCTACACCGCGCAGAGCAGGGTCATGGCCGCGCCGATCATCTCCGAGAGCGAGATGGACGAGTTCGCCGCCGCGTTCCTCGATGCGAAGGAGAAGGCGGCCGGCTCGCAGGCCAAGTGGGAGAAGCTGCACGCCGAGCTGTACCGGCTGCTCTCGCCTGCCGTCGCACGCTACGAGCAGCTGCGTGACAACGACGAGGTGGAGGAGGACGTCGAGACGGCCGAGGACTTCCGCGCCGACCTCAACGACTACGTCCGCAAGTACGGGTTCCTGGCGCAGATCGTGCCGTATCGGGACGGCGACTTGGAGCGGCTGCACCTGTACGGACGTTTCCTGCTCACGCGGTTGCGCGGCCGCAGTGACGGCGGCGTGGACATAGGGGCCGTCGACCTCAGCCACCTGCGAGTGGAGAAGACCGGTGAGCACGACAAGTCGCTGACCGCGGAGGGCGCGGCTACGCTGCCCGGCTTCGGGGAGGGCACGGGCGGTGCGAAGGAGCAGGAGACGTCGCTGCTCTCCGAGTTGATCGACAAGTTCAACGCGAAGTTCGGGACCGAGTTCACCGAGGCGGACCTCGCGCGTCCCTTCGAGGAGGCGAAGGCCGACCCGAAGGTGCGGGCCGCGGCCGTCGTCAACGACGAGGACAACTTCGGCAAGGTCTTCGACAAGGTCTTCGAGGAGAAGATGGGCGACCACATCGAGACGATCACCGGCATGGGCCGCAGGTACTTCGCTCCGGACCGCAGCTTCAAGTCGAACCTGGATCGCAGCGCACGGCGGGCCGCCTGGAAGATGATCCGCCAGGAGGCGGACATGGACGAGTAG
- a CDS encoding DUF4276 family protein — translation MSERVTIGSVVEGEGELSALPTLLRRLAYEAEIWDAHVRKPHRIGRGHLVKAGGIESAVDEVARRVPAQAPGGVLVVIDADDDCPAGLGPELLRRAKAARPDRRVSVVLANREFEAWFIAAAPSLGGHRELAHDLAVPADCETRRDCKGWLTHHRTDGQPYKPNADQAALAEVFDMEMARRNSPSFDKFCRDVNYLITGKRGDK, via the coding sequence ATGAGTGAACGGGTGACCATCGGTTCCGTCGTCGAAGGCGAGGGAGAACTGTCAGCCTTGCCCACGCTGCTCCGGCGTCTCGCATACGAGGCGGAGATCTGGGATGCCCATGTACGCAAGCCGCACCGTATCGGACGCGGTCACCTGGTCAAGGCCGGCGGTATCGAGTCCGCGGTCGATGAGGTCGCCCGCCGTGTTCCCGCCCAGGCACCGGGCGGGGTCCTGGTCGTGATCGACGCGGACGACGACTGCCCGGCCGGCCTGGGCCCTGAGCTTCTTCGGCGCGCGAAGGCGGCGAGGCCGGACCGGAGGGTCTCCGTGGTGCTCGCGAACCGTGAGTTCGAGGCGTGGTTCATCGCTGCCGCGCCTTCACTCGGCGGACACCGAGAGCTTGCCCACGATCTCGCCGTACCTGCCGACTGCGAGACCCGCCGGGACTGCAAGGGCTGGCTCACCCATCACCGTACCGACGGTCAGCCCTACAAACCGAACGCGGACCAGGCGGCGCTCGCCGAGGTCTTCGACATGGAGATGGCCCGCCGGAACTCGCCCTCCTTCGACAAGTTCTGCAGAGACGTGAACTACCTCATCACTGGCAAACGGGGAGACAAGTAA